The following are encoded together in the Phragmites australis chromosome 19, lpPhrAust1.1, whole genome shotgun sequence genome:
- the LOC133900153 gene encoding uncharacterized protein LOC133900153, translating to MHHADDTTALTPPTVAWTSTDYAIRSLIYASISKEILTIVLMPGATAHAIWTAEGLFHDNKASRDLAFEDDFRNTVPGDLSVLTYSQCLKTLTNELTDVG from the coding sequence ATGCATCATGCTGACGATACAACAGCGCTCACTCCACCCACTGTCGCTTGGACATCGACTGATTATGCCATCCGCTCTCTCATCTACGCCTCTATCTCGAAGGAGATACTCACCATTGTCCTCATGCCAGGTGCTACAGCGCACGCCATTTGGACCGCAGAGGGCCTCTTCCATGACAACAAGGCCTCACGCGACCTTGCATTTGAGGACGACTTCCGCAACACGGTACCAGGTGATTTGTCTGTGCTCACCTACTCCCAATGCCTGAAGACCCTGACCAATGAGCTCACCGACGTTGGGTAG